In a genomic window of Nostoc sp. UHCC 0870:
- a CDS encoding ArnT family glycosyltransferase, which produces MPFFFRATFDWDESTFILVGQSILDGNLPYVELWDLKPPLTFFSFAFAILAFGKSIISIRLFGTLCVIVAATLTYYICRALWSSKVSLLAAILFIVLTGPRMGGESVMTEHLAIVPLLGALALLVRSNQAANIKFFLVGCLMSSACMIRLNLAYVALILGIYIVVDSIICSDQNKYWSIIAYIIGFSVPVISLYLPYLITNNSEIFKLSVLDASLSYSHSQQPAWKLFLRQFRNSNLWGMIFVIGCLQISRLIKQEKLFSLKQKQLIYCFIFFISTELSILKIGADYDHYLIQIAPFFAVILSSWFIGILNLNLKAGYFILILCLTLWSTPTFNEYIVIGNLWVSQKSLSYGKEFELAQY; this is translated from the coding sequence TTGCCATTTTTCTTTCGCGCCACATTTGATTGGGATGAAAGTACATTTATTCTAGTTGGGCAATCTATTTTAGATGGTAATCTACCTTATGTAGAACTATGGGATCTCAAGCCACCACTGACATTCTTTAGCTTTGCTTTTGCTATTTTAGCTTTTGGTAAATCTATTATATCTATTCGCCTCTTTGGAACTCTATGCGTCATCGTTGCGGCAACCCTTACCTACTATATTTGTCGCGCTCTATGGAGTTCAAAAGTTAGTTTATTGGCTGCAATACTTTTTATAGTGCTAACTGGCCCTCGGATGGGCGGAGAATCTGTGATGACTGAGCATCTAGCGATTGTACCTTTACTTGGGGCTTTAGCCTTACTTGTGAGAAGTAATCAGGCGGCTAATATTAAATTTTTCCTGGTGGGGTGTCTGATGTCATCTGCCTGTATGATTCGCCTGAATTTAGCCTATGTAGCATTGATTTTAGGTATATACATTGTAGTAGACAGTATTATATGTTCAGATCAAAACAAATATTGGTCAATTATTGCTTATATTATTGGGTTTTCAGTTCCAGTGATTTCCTTGTATTTGCCATATCTAATAACCAACAATAGTGAAATATTTAAATTGTCTGTTCTTGATGCATCATTATCATATTCTCATTCTCAACAACCCGCATGGAAACTTTTTTTAAGACAATTTCGTAACAGTAATTTATGGGGGATGATATTTGTTATAGGCTGCTTACAAATAAGTAGGCTAATTAAGCAAGAAAAACTTTTCTCCTTAAAACAAAAGCAATTAATATATTGCTTTATTTTTTTTATTAGTACCGAATTGTCAATTTTAAAGATTGGTGCTGATTATGATCATTACCTGATTCAAATTGCTCCTTTTTTCGCAGTTATATTATCATCTTGGTTTATTGGTATTTTAAATTTAAATCTCAAAGCAGGTTATTTTATCCTGATATTGTGTTTGACTCTATGGTCAACCCCAACATTCAATGAATACATAGTAATTGGCAATCTTTGGGTTTCGCAAAAATCACTATCCTATGGAAAAGAATTTGAGTTAGCCCAATACTGA